One Ahaetulla prasina isolate Xishuangbanna chromosome 1, ASM2864084v1, whole genome shotgun sequence DNA window includes the following coding sequences:
- the LOC131190938 gene encoding general transcription factor II-I repeat domain-containing protein 2-like: MERCYLPTKGFQASDIVYLPRVTRNGSTKKRKIASECRRFQTRWENEYFFKEINGKCVCLICNEDVAVMKEYNVHRHYETKHQSYASYTGAKRAQKFKQMAASLQAQQQFLFRANKIQENATAASYEVAKLIAQHGKPFSDGDFIKQCLIKVTEVMCPEKVQDFNNVTLSRNTVVRRIEDLSANLKLQLRKSLCF, encoded by the exons atggaacgctgttaccttcccaccaaag gttttcaggcctctgatatagtctatttaccacgagtcaccagaaatggcagcaccaagaaacgcaagatagcaagtgagtgtagaagatttcaaacacggtgggaaaatgaatatttctttaaagaaatcaacggaaagtgtgtctgtttgatttgcaatgaagatgttgccgtgatgaaagagtataatgtccatcggcactatgagaccaagcatcagagctacgcatcgtacacaggtgccaaacgagcacagaaattcaagcaaatggcagctagcctgcaagctcaacaacagtttttatttcgtgctaacaaaatacaggaaaacgccacagcagcaagctatgaagtcgcaaaacttattgcccagcatggcaaaccgttctcagacggtgatttcataaagcagtgcctcatcaaagtcacagaagtaatgtgcccggaaaaagtgcaggatttcaacaacgtgaccttatccagaaatacagtggtgcggagaatcgaggacttgtcagctaacctgaaacttcagctgagaaaaagcttgtgcttttga